The genome window ctTTGTATCCACAAACTCACCTTGTCAAAGATGCCACACTCACAGATGAGCTGCTCCCTGGCCTTGGTGTTGATAGCGATGGTAAAACGAATGTGTGGGATAAGTAGCTGGGAGAAGGAGCATCAATCCATGAATCAATCAGTCAAATGAATCAATCGATAAGgagtgagagtttttttttaccttatacACAGGGTGAACAGCAGGGAGTTGCCTGTACATAGCAATAGCAAACACCTCTGTCATCAGATGAGTCCTGAGCAGGTGTGTGATGGTCTGATGGTACTGGAAGTCGGCTGATCGGACCCAGATCTTTGCCAGCAGCCAGTCGTACTGACCATCAGTGGGCAGGAAGATCGGGTTGTCTTCACCCGGAGATTGCCCAAGCTGGGAAAAGATGAAGGACAAGGGAGAagcaagaggaagaaaaatagatttatacTGGGCAGTAGGTCTTGTGATATAACACATACCTATTCAGCAACAGTGTACCTGTATGGCTATGGGCAGGATCTTGTTCTGGGCGTTCTTGTAGAGTAGACAGATTGGAGCTGCCAGGTACTGCAGTGTGCACGGGTCTGTTGAGTTAGGACTGATGCCGTCCAACACCTCGAAGTCTATGATGTAGATGTTACCTGCCTGGAGGCAGAACATCGATTCACAGTGAGCGTCAGTGGGAGAATTTTTCgtgagaaacataaaaatagactGACAGGCACAGACAAAAGCGTGTCTACCTCTATTTCCTGCTCCAGAGTCAGCTCCCTCTCCAGGCTGACAGAAACCATTTCATGAGTGACAGGAAACTTGTCGGGGAGTTTGGTGCAC of Plectropomus leopardus isolate mb unplaced genomic scaffold, YSFRI_Pleo_2.0 unplaced_scaffold14201, whole genome shotgun sequence contains these proteins:
- the LOC121964143 gene encoding polyunsaturated fatty acid 5-lipoxygenase-like, with translation MIRKCTKLPDKFPVTHEMVSVSLERELTLEQEIEAGNIYIIDFEVLDGISPNSTDPCTLQYLAAPICLLYKNAQNKILPIAIQLGQSPGEDNPIFLPTDGQYDWLLAKIWVRSADFQYHQTITHLLRTHLMTEVFAIAMYRQLPAVHPVYKLLIPHIRFTIAINTKAREQLICECGIFDKANATGGGGHVQLVQKAVKNLTFRSLCFPDIIKSRGVDNTEELPTYFYRDDGYRVWEATKR